In the genome of Campylobacter avium LMG 24591, the window TCGGCTATAGAATACGCCATACAGTCTCTTAAAGTAAAAAACATCATAGTGTGCGGACATAGCAACTGCGGTGGCTGTGAGGCACTTTATGATGAAACACAAAATAATACAAATATAAAAAATTGGTTGAGTATCTTAAATAATATAAAGAGTGAAATTTCTGAGCTAAGCATAGCTAAAAATGATTTTGCCATGCGCGCTTGGCTTACTGAAAAGATGAATGTCTTAAATTCCTTGCAAAATTTACTTTCATACCCCGGAGTTGAGGAAGGCTTTTTAAATAAGACTTTGGAGCTTCATGCTTGGTACTATATAATAGAAACGGGTGAAATTTATGAGTATAATTTTGATGAAAAAAATTTCGTCTTGATAAACACTTAAAGGAAGGCTGGATGAAAAAAATATTTCTTTTATTTTTTACTTTTGCAAGCTTGCTTTTTTGCAAAGATGAGCTTTTAAACACTGTGGAGGATTTCTTACACTATGAAAACAAACTTAATGATTTAAACATAAAAAGCGACGGAAATTCATCTCGTTTTGCTAATGAGAAAAAAGAACTTACAGAGCTAAAGGAAAAAATTTTAAATAATCTACCAAGATTAATATCATCACAAGAAAACAACATAAGCCTTGTATTCAAAGCCGAAAAAGATATTTTAACTCAAAGGATAAATGAGGCAAAAGATGGAGAAAAGGCAAATTTGCATTTTAAGATGATGAATGCTGAACTTGATCTTGTATTTTACGACTCTTTGTTATCGTTAAAAACATTATTTCAAGGCAATGCAAATTCACAAGATATAAAAAACTTGCTTGATGAAAATATGTTAAAAATTGATACAAAAATCGATGAAAATTTAAACAAGGATATGCAAGATAAGATAGATGTAAAAATCAAGGCCTATGATGAAATTTTAAATTTTTTAAAGCAAAATGCTTATTCTTTGCAAGGAAATTTCATCTTTTCCACACTAAGACTAGATGATATAATCAACTATATAAATTCATTTTTCACAGTAAAATACATAAATGTTGGCAAGATAGTTTTGTGCATAGCGATACTGCTATTTTTTGACCTCTTAAAAAACATCATACCTATGTTGATTTATAAGATTTTGGTAGAAATTTTACTATCAAGCACAGCCAAACAAGCAAAACAAGATGAGCTTAGAGATATTTTTGTTAAGAAAAACAAAAAGGCCATAAGATTGATACTTTTTGCTTATGCACTTAGCATTTGCGTGTCAGTGATTTACTATCCAACGCCTGTTGATCTTTCTCTTACAAACGCCTTTTACATACTTTACGCCATTTTATTTACTTATCTAATCTTAGGCTTGTTAGATAGCTATGGGATAATACTTTTAGCAAAATTGGCCAAAAAAAGCGGAAAAAAAGAAGTTGTTAATCTCATCATCAAAATAATATATTTTATCATCATTATAATTTCAACACTTTTTATCTTAGCAAGGCTTGGTTTTAATGTCTCAGCCATAATCGCTTCGCTTGGGATAGGAGGGCTTGCAGTCGCCCTAGCAGCAAAGGATGTGATAGCAAATTTTTTCGCTTCTTTGCTACTGTCTTTTGATGATAGTTTTAATCAAGGAGATTGGGTAGAAATTGGCAATATACAAGGAACTGTTGTTGAAACAGGGCTTAGAAAAACAACAATTAGAACCTTTGATAACTGTTTAGTATTTTTGCCAAATTCTACAGTTATGAGCTCAAACATAAGCAATTGGAGCAGAAGAAAAATAGGAAGACGTCTTAAAATGTCTTTGGGACTAACCTACGAAGCTAAGGCAGACCAGCTTGAACACTGCGTAAAAGATATAAGAGAGTATTTGTTAAACAGCCCTTTGGTGGCACAAGCAGATGATGACGCGGTGAAATACGGGGATTACCGTTTAAAATACAAGCAAAATTTGGTTTCAGTAAATGATCTTGAAGGCTATAAAAACGCTTGTTATGTGGCTTTGAGCGCATTTAAAGATAGTTCTATTGATATAGAGCTTGATTTTTTCATAAAAAATACAGATAAAAGGGGCTTTTTTGAGGCCAGGCAAACAATAATGCTTGATTTAATGCGTATAGTTGAGAAAAATAATCTAAGCTTTGCCTATCCAAGTCTTAGCGTGTATCTTGAAAATAACAAGGCTTAAAAAATCTTAGGTTTTCACCTAAGATTAATAAGCTTGTTTATAGCATTTTACTTCTATTTTTCTAGCAATTGGCATGCCTGTGTTTTGAACTTGAACATTTGTTGGGTAATAACCATCAACTTCTGCGTGTCTGCCAATCTTTAAATCTCCAAAATCTCCATCTTCAAAGATATTATCCATGCCAAAAAAACCGCAGTCATCAAGCTCTATTCTAGTGCTTGGTAAAACCTTAACCTCAACCGGACCTTGATAGATAGTATCTATAACTATACTCTTGCTAGCATCCTTTACCTCTATGATAGAACCTTGCAAAATGCTGTCTGCAGAAGCCAAAGAAACCAAAGAACAAAGTCCTAAAATAACGCCTAATTTTTTCATAATTTCTCCTTATTTTTGAGTTTGGGAAATTATAGGATAAAGAAGTGAAGCAAATGTGAATTTGTCTTTATTTTTTTGATATAATCAAAAAATTACTTTATTTAAAGGATTTTCTTATGAAATACTGCTTCAAAATTCTTTTGCTAAGCTTTCTTACATTTTTCTTTTTATCTTGCGGTAGCGAACAAGAACAAGGAGTGAGGGCAAAAACTAGTGGTATATACAAAGCCGATGAAAAAGTTTTCATTGAATTTAGTGAAAATTTCTTAAAGCAAGAGGATAAAACTCCACAAATTAAAGCAAATATAGATGGTAAAAATGTTGATTTAAATGTCACATATGAGGGAAATAAACTACTATTTTCTTATCCTTTTAAAGCAAATGCTGATATAAATGCAAATTTAAAAATAGCCAATAAAAATGTTAGGCTAAATTTTAAAACCCCTTATCTAGACCTTAGGCAAGATTATATAAAAGTGGTTGAGGGCGAGGATGCAAATTCCAAAAGAGTTAGGATGTATTTCATAAAAAGCCCGCAGTTTGTGGCTGTAAATGAGGACGCAATTGAGGTAAAAATTAACGATAAAAGCACAAACTTTGCAGTGAAAGAATATGCAAGTGGAATTTTCATAGAAACTGAGGATATCAAAGATGTAGATATGCTTAAATTTGATTTAGAGCTTGACGCTAGAAAAATGGGGCTTAAAAAAGATGAAACTTTTTCTTACAATTTAGCCCTAAAAAAGGCTGAGGACGATAAGCTTGTAAGCACTGCTATTAAAACCGATGAAAGATTGATAAATATAGAATTCTCACAAGAACTTGACGATAAGCAAAATTTAAAAGACTTTGTAAGTATAAGTCCTAACCTTTCATACACAGCTTCTGTGTTTGGCAATACTTTAAAACTTAATGGAAATTTCGACACAAGCAGCACTTATAAAGTGCAAATTATGCAAGGCTTTAAGGCAAAAAATAATGCAAAGCTTGAAAAAACTCTGGTATTTGATGTGGATTTTAAAGACCTTGAACCTGGGCTTTCTTTTGCCTCAAGAGGTGTATTTTTACCGCTTAGCGCAAATAAAAAAATAGGCATTAAAACTAGAAATTTAAGCAAGATAAAACTAACCGTACATCAAATTCAAGTGAACAACCTAAGTGAGTATCTAAGATATAAAAATTTCGAAAATGGCATGGATTCTGACGCGGATTCAAGTGTGGCTCTTACGACACAAAGGGATAGTTATTACAGCAATGACGGATTTGAGTATGTTGCAAAAGAGGTTTTGAGCAAAGAATTTGATGTGGTGCTTGATAAAAATAAATGGGTAAGCAGCGAAATACAACTTGATGGCTTAAAAGACTTAACAGGGGTATTTACAGTTACCTTGCAAGCACTTGAGGACGGCATTGAGTATAGTTTTGATGAGGAATATCACAAAGACAGATTTTTATACGGCAAGGGCAAAATTTCTAAAAACCTAATCTTTTCTAACATAGCCTTAATAGCCGAAAACATAAATGATAAAATTTATGTAAATGCTAGGGATTTCACAAGCTCAAATCCTCTTTCAAACATCAAAGTAGAACTCATAGATAGATACAACAAAGTTGTTACAAGCGGCACAACAAACAGCGACGGCGAGCTTGTCTTCGATAAGATAAATAGCGAGGAAGCTATGCTGCTCATAGCAAGCGATACTAAGCAAGCAACAATCTTAAAGCTTAGCAATCCCGTAAGTTTAGACGGCTTTGATGTAGCTGGCGTGCAAAACCCAGGCTCAACAAAGGCCTTCATATACACAGATAGAGGAGTTTATAGGCCGGGCGATGATGTGCATTTTACCGTCGTGGCAAAAAATGATGATAATTTCGTAGAGCACCCGATAGAACTAAGCATACACGACCCAAAAGGCAGTAAAATTTTAGATAAAGCTCTTTTAAATCCTAGTAGCGATGGGATGTTTTATCATAAAATAAGCCTTGATACAAACGCTCTAACAGGCATTTACAAAGCACAGCTAAAAATAGCTAATAATAGCTTTTATGAAGACATCTTGGTTCAAACAGTAGAGCCAAACCGTCT includes:
- a CDS encoding carbonic anhydrase, producing MQSIIKKGAMKFMQENFKEHKELFKSLKDRQNPHTLFIGCSDSRVLPNLITNTGPGELFVVRNIANIIPPYRVGTDYLATTSAIEYAIQSLKVKNIIVCGHSNCGGCEALYDETQNNTNIKNWLSILNNIKSEISELSIAKNDFAMRAWLTEKMNVLNSLQNLLSYPGVEEGFLNKTLELHAWYYIIETGEIYEYNFDEKNFVLINT
- a CDS encoding mechanosensitive ion channel family protein; this encodes MKKIFLLFFTFASLLFCKDELLNTVEDFLHYENKLNDLNIKSDGNSSRFANEKKELTELKEKILNNLPRLISSQENNISLVFKAEKDILTQRINEAKDGEKANLHFKMMNAELDLVFYDSLLSLKTLFQGNANSQDIKNLLDENMLKIDTKIDENLNKDMQDKIDVKIKAYDEILNFLKQNAYSLQGNFIFSTLRLDDIINYINSFFTVKYINVGKIVLCIAILLFFDLLKNIIPMLIYKILVEILLSSTAKQAKQDELRDIFVKKNKKAIRLILFAYALSICVSVIYYPTPVDLSLTNAFYILYAILFTYLILGLLDSYGIILLAKLAKKSGKKEVVNLIIKIIYFIIIIISTLFILARLGFNVSAIIASLGIGGLAVALAAKDVIANFFASLLLSFDDSFNQGDWVEIGNIQGTVVETGLRKTTIRTFDNCLVFLPNSTVMSSNISNWSRRKIGRRLKMSLGLTYEAKADQLEHCVKDIREYLLNSPLVAQADDDAVKYGDYRLKYKQNLVSVNDLEGYKNACYVALSAFKDSSIDIELDFFIKNTDKRGFFEARQTIMLDLMRIVEKNNLSFAYPSLSVYLENNKA